From the genome of Trichosurus vulpecula isolate mTriVul1 chromosome 6, mTriVul1.pri, whole genome shotgun sequence:
GCCACCCGAAGGAGATGCTGGGAAAGGGGAATGGCCCACAGTCTGTCAGATCCGGACActgggggggaggtggggcaggcaAGGAAGACTCAGCAGGAGGACCGAGGACAGCTCTGAGCTGTGTGAATTCAGCAGACCCCTTGGGCCTGCTGGGCCTCGGTTTGTTGATCTAGAGAATGGGGGTAGCAATCCTGAGCCCACCTTCCAGAAAGTGCTCTGGAAATAGGATTTGCTCTAATGGTTCAATGATAActgctatatatacacacactaggCGGCTGCCCTCCATGttggaaagatctgggttcaaatccttcctccgtCCTGGAAcaccctggctgtgtgacctagcGCTCTAGGCATCCCTTTAGGGCCAGAAAGGATAGATGAGCTGGACAGAGTTGTAGCTTTATCCTGGGCACGGATTCACAggcctgcccctgcccctgctcccctcccccaaggactCCCCAATAGacggtaagctccctgagggcaggaagcTGTTTCTATCTGGTCTCTTTCCCCAAGGCCCGGGCACCAAGTCTGGAGCTTCCAATCCAAGTGAGCACCAGGTTTGGGGTTGAGGTTAGAATTAAATCCAGGACAGCACTTAAGGACATTCTCTGTGTCAGGCCCTGGGGAAACAGACCCCACACAGCCCCTGGCCTCCAGGGGCTCCTGGGCCCCCAGGGTGATGCCCTGTGCCCAcagatcaggagccaggcaggGTCTATGCCGAGGCCTTCCTGTTGGAGGCTGTGCAAGGCCTGAGTCAataggaggagggagggcatgccaggtggggggcagagccaggtGCAAAGGCCCCAGGTGGGAGATGATGCCATGTTCAGAGGAGCCAGAGAACCAGACTGACTGATTCTTCCTGGGTCCTTTCTGTGTGACCTTCtgtctctaggcttcagttttctctaaggtcccttccagatttgaCACCTTATGACCCTGTCTGTGCTAGGGAATAATGCTAGACGACGTGGGGGGCagagagggaatcaggaaaagcttcctggaagagggGGTCTTGGGAGCAGGttttggaggaaggggagagacacGGCTGAATAGTCAGGCCGGGGAGTGAGGAAGCAGCCAgagagtggggaggtgggggacacGAGACAggctggagaggagggagagagaggtgggggctGGGCCTGGGCCCATCTGAGAGCTCCTGTTTCTAGGACCCTATCAGATTTCCTCACAACTCTATGAAGcaggtattatcatctccatttgacagagagtaaaactgagacccagcagGGCAAAGAATTCATGTAGGGTCACTAAGCTAGTGTCAAAGgtggaattcgaacccaggtcttcagagtCCAAGTCTGGAAGTCTCAACTATACCATGACTCATCTTACGTAGtctgttctttccaactctgacattccactttccaaggtccctcccagctctgacattccatgttctaaggcttctcccagctctgacattccctgttctaaggtccctcccagctctgacattccatgttctaaggcttctcccagctctgacattccatattctaagggccctcccagctctgacattccatgttctaaggcttctcccagttctgacattccatgttctaaggtccctcccagctctgacattccatgttgtaaggtccctcccagctctgacattccctgttctaaggtctctcccagctccgacattccatgttctaaggcttctcccagttctgacattccctgttctaaggtccctcccagctctgaccttccttgttctaagggccctcccagctctgacattccatattctaaggcctcttccagctctgacattctctgttctaaggcccctcccaactctgacattctctgttctaaggtccctcccagttctgacattctctgttctaaggtccctcccagttctgacattccctgttctaaggcccctcccagctctgacattccctgttctaagatccctcccagctctgatccaCTGTGATCTTTTACCCTTCCCTGGTGGGAGCCTCAGGTTACCTTGAAGTTCCTGGTGGGAGGGAGTCTTCGTTGTTCCCAGAGGCTGAGGGAGCGCTGGAGCTCTTGGGATGGACTGATGGGCTGGGAGCCAGCCTGGCCCAAACTCCCCAGCAGACTCAGGCTGGCTGCTAAGCTGGTGAGGCAGTAGCCCGCTGAGGACGAGAGGGTCTCGGGTGAGGGTGTGGGATGGACGCTGGCCGGagcaggaaggaggggagggcaggaggaagggggagCTTACCCTCCCCTGTGAGCAGGCTGGGCTCAAGCAGTTCTGTTATGTATTCAGTCTCAGGCAGCAGGTCCGGGAGGTCACACTGGGCCAGGACAGCACTGAGCAGGGGCAAGAATTCATCGGCCCCAGCGTTCTCCCCTGCCGAGGGAGAGGCCCTTAGAGAGGCTgggcctccccttccctcttccccacagaCTCTTCAGGGACCACACAAGGGCTGGGGAACAGACCCTGGGCCAGGTGGTTCTCGGCCCGACCACTCTTCTCTCCCCTAGTCCCAGTGACTCCAGTGGCTACTGCTCTAGTCGCCATCCCTCTCCCTGCTCCACAAGGTAGAAGGCCAGCCCAGCCACCTCCACTGTTTGGATTTTAAGGTCTTGGGAGGACAGGAAAGTGAGAGGTTTGGGATCTCCTTTGGACAACTGGGCCTTCAGCCCTAATCTGCActgggttgggggggtgggtatTCTGAAGCCAGACAAGGCTCGGGACAGGTAAGGAAGGAGAGACTATTGACTTCGGGCCAgggaaccaaaggaaaagaactcccctcccccagggccACGGCGGTCCCTTTCAGGATAGGTTGGGGGAAGATGAGGCCCAAAGATGTTTAGGTGGGCCAGGGGCCTCAGAGCCTTTCCCAAGCTCCGGTTCTCGCTCCAAGGTCCCTCCTGACTCTGATGGGGTCTTTCTGCGTCCTAAGCTCCCTCCGGTCTACGATTCCACCCTTCAGGTGCTCAGGCTGCCTGGGCAGGCCAGTACCTGCCCAGCTGCACAGGGCCCGGTACAGCAGCTTATAGGCCTGAAGGAGGCGGGTGACCTTGGCCGTGGGAGAGTAGCCGCGAAGGAGTTTCAGCAGCTTCTGGCGGATGCGCTCCATCTCCGACAGtgaggggagactgaggcagctTCCGAAGGCTCCTGGACCCTGTGCCCTGGCCAGCTGGAGGCCCTCCAACAGCCGGCCCAAGGAGCCATCTTTGGCCAAGCGGAGCCTCAGGCGGGCCAGGAGGAGAGGTCTGAGGGGCTTCAGCACTGAGCGGTGCAGAGCTTTCTCTATCACCAGCTCTGGAGAAGGCAAGAGGAAAGGtcggtggaggggaagggggattgTAGGGTCAAAGACCTAGCGCTTGTTGGGCCTTTAGAGGCTCCTAATCTAAGACTTTAgggggaaaccgaggcccagctaggatttgaacccagagcttcctaTAGTCAAGGTCCATGTTGCCCCACTATGGCCTGGGGGCATGGGGCCCTGCAATAGGAGCTTTTAGGATGAAATGAATAGGAAAGAGGGGGAGgtggcatggggggaggggcaggacagGACTAGGGAATGGGGACAATGGGGATGAGGACCAGCCTGGGGTCTCAGAGCTGGTGGGGTGCCACTCACCCAGTCTCTCCTCAGCTAATAGCTTTTCTTGGGCCAGCTCAGCCACCAGCAGTGTCTGGGCTCGGCTCAGCACCTCCCGCACCTTCTGCAGCTCCTGGGCTTCAGGTCCAGCTCGAACCTGGGTCAGCAGGTCCTGTACTAGTTGCCCAGTAACCGTCTGTCTGTCCCGGGCCAGCTCCACCACGGCTCGGGCCACTTGCCTCTCTGGGGCCAGGAGGGAGCAGAAGGCATCGCTCATGGATCGAAGCAACCGGCGTTGCCGCCCCGGGCGAGGGGATGAAGTCAGGCTCCCAGGCAGGCTCCCCTCCTCTTCTGAGCTGCTGGGGGAGCCGCTGTCCACTTCCcggagggagggcagggaggggagaggaggcgcGCTTGGCCCAGCACTCCCTGGGACCCTGTAGCCCCCCGAGCTCTCCCTCCTCAGTGACCTTCGAGGGAGCCCAGTTTGAATCTGGACAGGGGGACCCCCAGGGGGCAGTGGCACAGGGGGTGGTGGGACGGCAGGGGGGGACAATGGGCTGGAGGTCTCAGTGGACACCCGAACCTTGAAGCTCCTTTTGAATTTCTCCCGTTTGGCTGGGCCCAGATCCCCGGGAAACAAAGGATTGAAAAAGCAAAGGGCTCCTCCAGTCCCCTGGTCCAGCTCCTCTGGGGACCGAGGCTTCAGTCGGGGAATTGGTGGAGCCTCTGCAGAGGGGCCTCCCTGGGCCTTGCTGTTCAGGGAAGAGCTCCAGAACTCTGGGGAAGAGAGAATTCAGGAAccctgagcttcattttccccatGGGATAACACCATGGGCCCGTGCCCACAGACCGGCTCTGTGACCCCATCGGCCCGGTGGCGCTCCAGTTACCATCTCTAACACAAGGGGGTTGGACCATCTCAGAGACCGCCCCAAAGGTCTCTTCCAAGGGTAAATGCCACTTTTCTAAAGGGCAGAAGGGAGCCAGGGGAGATTAAGGGGTCCACTTGGACCCTCTTCTGGCTCTGTGGCTCAGAGAGGCAGAAGGTACATACCCATTCCCAGGTGAGATATAGCTTCTAGCTCTTTGTGGGTGGTGGCTCTGCGGATGGCCCTGGGCAGCTGGAGAGGAAGGAGCAGGATGTCCCTGGATGGCAGAGGGGAGCCTCTAAGTCAGGATCAGGGGAGCCCTGACTCTATCGCAGAGAAGGTCCGAGTTGGGACCAGGGGACTTCCtggttggggagaaggggaggtagATGCTGGGGAGCTGGGCCCAGCCAGTTTTGCATGCTTTGTGCTCCCCACTGCGGGGTGGGGAGCTGGGGGGCACCCAGCTGCTCACCGACTGAGACAGTACGTGGAAATGAGCTGGATCAGGTCTGGGAACGAGAGTTCAGAGCCCTCCAGGGAGACGGCTGCAAGAGAGGAAGTCATTCATTCTGGGAAGGGGCAGCCCCCTGCTCCTTCCCGtcagcccccccaccccctcctgggTACCAAGTCTCACCCTCAGAGGTTTCCCGGATGTCATGGCTGGAGACAAAGGATGGTCCAGAGGCCTCAGGGAGCCGGACACAGAGGGCCTTACACTGTCTGGTGTTGGACTTCCGAACCAGGAATGTCTGATGGGGGAGAGGTGAGGCTCAGAGGGGGCCTGGGCCTCTCCCTCACATCCACCCTGCCCTCAACTTCTCTCTGGGGGAAGGTCCTAGATGTCAGTGGCCCATGGCCACCCGTTGTCCCTTACCCCAGGGGGCTCCCTCCGTAGCACGTGGAGGGCAGCCGCAGCGTTGGCACTGAGCTGTAGCCACACAGGCTGGGTGAGCAGCAGCCGCTCCCGCAGGCTCACTGTGCGCCCTGGGCCCTGGAGCTGGCCAGCATGCTCCCCCCTGGCCTCAGGGACATCATAGATGGGGTCTCCAGCCAGGCtgcaaaaaagagacagagatgtagGTCCCAGAAACATCCACCTCTTTTCCTGGCTGCCAGGCCTTCCCCTGAGCCCTTTGGAGCTGGCTCTTCTGGGGGctgctctccttccctcccagcttcccttgtgtcccttgcctcagtttccctccctgtcccatctcctcctctcctccttttcctccttccctacaTGTTAACATTTCCCCTCACCCCAGTCTcaccagcacacacacacagacacacagacacacacacagggacacacacacacacacatacagtgaCATATACATAAAgggacacatacacatacagggaCACACACATGCAGGAACACAGACATACAAGGACATACACATGCACCCTTGTGCGCACGCGTGCACTCacactcacacgcacacacacacacgcacactctcATGCACACACACCAACTTCCCCAACTTTTCTTGGGGCAAGTACCTGGAGGCAGAGCTGGCCCTGGTGGGGGGCAGGAGGCCAGTGCCAGAGGCTTCCCCAGAGAGCTCCATGGTTGGCAGAGGGCTCTCCAGagccccttttccctcctctcaagACTAAGAATCTAGGGCCCCGAGCGAAGGCGCAGTCACATTCCCAGTGAGTAACACTTCCTGAAAGGAGCTCAGTCCTGGCACACCCCAACATGTTAACTCTTGTCTGCCCACAGCACCCCTCCTGGGCCCACGCGATACCAGCTGCCTCTGTTCATGTTGGCACCACCTGCTCACCACCCCAAGGTGCCTGGGGACCACAGTGCCCCGAGCATCTCAGCTCAGCTCTCTCATCCCGggctcccccaacccccaaaccTGCAGACACGAGTGGATTAAGCTGGGCATCTGCCTTGGGCCCACGCAGGGTCCGGTGACTCACCCATAGGGCACCATTCTGCCTGTCCTTGGGTTCAGCCCCCCTCCCCCTGGGATGAGAGTGCCCCCTCATGGTCACGGACTGGCTTCCCCCCAGCATCTCTGCTTGTAGATCTTAGGTTGCCATGGTGAGAGGAGGCTGCATTTCCCCCACATCGTTGCCATGGTAACCGCCCCCTTTTTCTGGGGGTGGTACTGACAGCATTGAAGGAGGACGGGGAAGCCTGGCTCTGAGGTCATCAGTGCATGGCCCAGCTGGGGCCTCTCTGCTTTCTCCCCGCCCACCCGGATCCTTCCTTGGGTCTAGCTGGGCTGGGGCAGGTAGACACGTGACCCTGGAAGCGGCTCCTCCCAGGGCCCACATTCCTGAGCCGCCCTGCCCTGCCTCCAGCTGGGGCCTCTCACTGGTCACAGGATTTAGAGGCACCAGGGAGCAGTGGGCCAGAGTAGGCGTTTGCAGTCAGAGGAGTAGGGCTCAGATCCCACCTTTTGTTGGGGGGAAGGGTTCAGAACAAGTATTAAGCGCCTACTgcgtgccaggtgctgtgctaagcgctttacaaatatcccttgtgagacaggtgctattcttcctatttcacagttgaagaaactgaggcagaccgaagttaaatgactttccccgggtcacacagtcagtgacCATCTGAGGGCATATTTGGACTCGGATATTGACTGGAGGCCCAGTACTTTGTCACTGGGCCGCCTTTCTGTGGCCCTCAGTGTGAGCCTGGGGTATTGTCTTTTCTTCATCTGGATGGAGCTGGCAGGTCCTAGGAGCAGGGGGCTCCTTTAATCTGTGATGAATCCtgagggagaaggagcaggagacACCTAGGATGAGATGAGGTTCCATCCTGTCCTCCTCTGTCAGGAGCCTGTCTGACCCTCTAAGGTCAATCAGGGATCTGCTCCTCATCCATTTTACTAATGGGAAGCCTGATGTCCAGAGTCCCTGGTTTGTCTGGGCTCACGTAGGCCTAAGTAGCCAAGAGCTGGGATTCTAGCCGGCTCCTCAGAGTGCCAGCTGGCAGACAGAGGTCATGCCCATTGCCGACAGCTCAGGACACCAGATTAGTACCACCATTCCCCAGCCCACGGGCATCAGGGTCTTGAGAGGCCTTTCTGGATCTTGCTACCAGCAGGGGATGTCCTTCCAGGAGGAGGTGGGCCTTCCTGCCCCTGCCAAAGTGGGAAGCCTCATTAGGGCCTCCCAGCCGAGATGGTAGAGGGTGGGGGACAGGTACACAAGAAGCAGTGcacagttgttttaattattaaattttaattatgttaccATGATTCTAATCCCCAGGACCctaggaaaacttgggttccTTCGTTCTCAATCCAAAAATATGTCATTTAAGGGACAGCAGAGATTCAGCTGGCCCCGGGCCCCTACCCCTAGCAGCCTCAGGTCAACAGGACGGCTTCCAGTGACCCCTGGGCTGGGGTAGCAAAGGCTGGCTGTCACTGGGCCATTCTAAGAGTCTACTGGCTCTGGGAGAAAGTGACAGGGGACCCAATAGTCCCCGATGTTTGGGGACTGGTTTCAGCTCTGCATCTGGAGCCTGGTAGCAACCCAGCTGTCAAGAGGCCAGACGGTGGAGGAAAGGCTGGTGGAGGCCAGGCCATGGGGTCATCTGGTGGCTGGTGAGCCCAGGAGCCGGTCTAGGAGCCCCAGGTGTCCAGTCAGGCCATGGCTGCAGCTTGTCTGACCTTCAGGGGCTAGAAGACATGAAATCGGCTGTGGGCATCCCACCTGGGTGAGAGGGTGGATGCCCCAGGCCAAGAAGGTGGGCCTTCTGCAGGACAGAGAGGCAGCTCAGCCCTGGGGGCATGTGTAGGTGGGCCCAGCAGGGCTGTGCAGATGCCCCAGGCAGGAGGGCCAGCAGCCTCAAATAGAGCCTTCAGGGCAACCCCAATCTGAGGACCAAAGGAGCCCAAGGTGGCACATGCAAGGTTGGATGGCTTGGTGGCCAACCAGGGTCACGGCTAGAGACCCAACAaacccccttcctctcttcccctgacATTTTCAGTAGGACCCCAGCCCACC
Proteins encoded in this window:
- the RIN1 gene encoding ras and Rab interactor 1, which codes for MELSGEASGTGLLPPTRASSASSLAGDPIYDVPEARGEHAGQLQGPGRTVSLRERLLLTQPVWLQLSANAAAALHVLRREPPGTFLVRKSNTRQCKALCVRLPEASGPSFVSSHDIRETSEAVSLEGSELSFPDLIQLISTYCLSRDILLLPLQLPRAIRRATTHKELEAISHLGMEFWSSSLNSKAQGGPSAEAPPIPRLKPRSPEELDQGTGGALCFFNPLFPGDLGPAKREKFKRSFKVRVSTETSSPLSPPAVPPPPVPLPPGGPPVQIQTGLPRRSLRRESSGGYRVPGSAGPSAPPLPSLPSLREVDSGSPSSSEEEGSLPGSLTSSPRPGRQRRLLRSMSDAFCSLLAPERQVARAVVELARDRQTVTGQLVQDLLTQVRAGPEAQELQKVREVLSRAQTLLVAELAQEKLLAEERLELVIEKALHRSVLKPLRPLLLARLRLRLAKDGSLGRLLEGLQLARAQGPGAFGSCLSLPSLSEMERIRQKLLKLLRGYSPTAKVTRLLQAYKLLYRALCSWAGENAGADEFLPLLSAVLAQCDLPDLLPETEYITELLEPSLLTGEAGYCLTSLAASLSLLGSLGQAGSQPISPSQELQRSLSLWEQRRLPPTRNFKHLLRVAYQDPINGCTSKTLALPPGSSAAMLCQICATKFRVSRPEAFALFLHNEKGSRRLAPDALPHDLSGPGYLIYRQVEGAPKAENAGPSAAEEVPGARGEAAGLKLESQSEEGGGGKVEEPEMGEGEGAGGAETEVGRGQGAPRGPEE